The Coffea arabica cultivar ET-39 chromosome 2c, Coffea Arabica ET-39 HiFi, whole genome shotgun sequence genome includes the window TTTCTGTTACCTGAATTCatctccactcggtcaagcttTTGTAGAAGAAGTCCCACGTTCTGCTCATTCTGCACAAATCTCTTTCTGTTTTTGGGTACTAAAATCATTGTATAGAGTGTTTCAGATGCCATTTCACACACCTCCAATGACttagaatcaagaaattggacCAATTCAGGCATAAATCCAGCATCCCCCATTGCTTTCTTTGCTTCCTCTGACGTTCCACACAGCCAAAATGCAGCCTTTAATGCTAATTCTTGGAGTGAAACCTCCCTATCGTGAAGAAAATACATGATGTGATCCAAGAAACCATAATTTAACAATATGTTAAAACAATTGACAGAGGAAAAGCAAAAGCTCATGATGCCCTTTAATGCCATCTCCCTTGCTTTTGAGGGGAATGATAATCTGGGATCCAAAACACGGACTAGTGCGCGAACCCCACCTTCTTTGACAATTATTTGCCTAATTGATTCATCTCCTGAGGCCATTGTTAGAAGAATATCAATTGAACTTATTTGTGAAACTGCAGCACCATCTCTAGACCGTATCAGCTTGATAAAGACAGATATTGCTCCTTCTTCAACcatgaatttcttgatttcttctacTCCAACAAGATTTTTCAACACCCCACAAGCCAATCCTACTAATTCACCAGAATTATCACCATTATTGCATATTTTCATCAGGGCAGTAACCCCACCATGAGCTGAAATTGACCACGCATTATCTGAATTCTCAGTCAATTTCTGCAGACACCTTGCAGCAAATTCTTTACTCGATTCACTCGCACTTTCCAAAACTCTGATCAGTGGAGCAATTATCCCCGCACCAACCAATACTCCCCTGTAAGCCTGAAACCCTGCAATCACAGAAACTGCTTTTGCAGCCTCTTCTTGAATTTCAGTCTCATGTGAATCAAGAAAATTCACTAGAAGACCGACAAAATTCTCGATTTCCACCGCAATCTTGACATATTTGTCATCTTCTTGAATGACTTCATTGAAGCAAATCAACGCTTGTACCTTCATATCTGCAGAACCAATCTTGAGTCTTGACAATAAGTCCTTCACATACAGCTTCATGTCATCTTTCGAAGCTCCAAGATTCGGCCTTGATAAAACTATTGCATAATTCTGAGTAAGCAATCCAAGAGTGTAAATATCAGATAGACTTTTAGTATAATCGCTCAATCTTGCACAAACTATATCCAGATCACTCTGCATGAGCAGCTTCCCACTAAAGGATAGCCTCAAACAGCTCTTTGCAAGATCATCACAATCCTTAAGAGCATGAAGTATGGCCTTGAGAGTGCTAACAAGTGAAGGGTTGTCAATAGAATCACAGTTTTCTATAACCGTGAGGCTGGAAAGAAGTTCTTCAAGCCTGTCGCGAATAGATTGCCATTTTCCAGCAAAAACTTTTATGGAATGAGAGATAGAAATCAGTGAAGATATGACCTGAATTGCATGCTCAATACTTCTCTGTTCCAgggttgatgatgatgatgatccaGATGAATTTTCGGCTTGTTTCGTGTCTAGGCAGCTTCTGCTCTCTTCACCCATATTGGTACTAATTGCTCATTGGCTGAAAAGGGATGCTCATTTCTTTCCGGTCGCCGGGGGATTCAAGATTCCGGTGACAGTTGAGAGTGTAGTAAGGGTTAAGGATCTCATCAACTGAAGAGAATGACCAGGTCTCCTATACCGGATCTTATCTGCAGTACTCGTAGCGAGTGCATGTAGCTGAAACTGACAGGAGGGTGAAACTACTATTATGGCCTTATACTTAGTATGGGAGCCTAATATCAATAGGGGAAATTGGAAGGGTAAATTATGAAATTTTGTGAGCCTAAAAGGGTTGCTTTGGTCGGTTGAGTTGAGGGGTTTGCAACAGTTAAGGGATGAGCATGAGAAATAATAGGACAACTTGTTTGAGAAATATGCAAATGGTAGGAATCGGAAGTTTCTCTGCCTTCTAACATGGAAGGACATCTATGGGTTAATTTACCTAATTGTTCTTGTCACGATCTAATATTTTGGTCctatttttagaaaaagaagtTTTGGTCCTAAAAGATGAAAGTATTCTCTTTATTTTGAACTTTGCGTAAAGTTGTTTAACAGAAAAATAACTTCtataaaagttgtttaaagtggTAAAAAGATGGCACTATTTGTTCTTACCTTTTAGTGGCATTCTTTTGAGGATAAATTAAGTTATAATTGGAGATACAAAAATATACTAAATGCTTGTAAGTGGGCTCGAGTTTGAGACGTCTCACTCGCACTTCTTTCTCACGAACCCTCGATCTATTTTCCTCCCCTGATCGTCTGGTTACGTCAGTTTAATATAGCAAGGATATTAACAAGATTTAAGTTCCTTACACACAATTGTTGAGGAAAAAAGGGGTTGAAATCACCTTAGTTCACGCAACAAAAAACCAGTATTTCATTTTCTATTGGTTCTTGATTAGTGGGGATGCAGGGCGCAAGGAGGGGGTACTGGTGAATGGTGATAATGAAGGATCTTCGTTACCCATCGAATTTTTTGATCCCAAAACTGGAATGTATAACCATTTTGCTCTGAATCTTTGTGGGTTTTGGATTCTTGTTGGGGGAGTTGGGCGAAGATGAGACAGTGAAGCTAGGTGCTACATGAGCGATAACAACTGATATCTAAGATGAGCATGTACAAGTTAAAGCCAGATTAATACCTAACCCTAAACATATTGTTGAAAGTTGTCTAGGACTGATGACAAGGTGACATTGAGTTCAACAAAAAGACAGAGGGgggccaaaaaaagaaaagaaaagaaaagaaaaaatccaaACTAGTGAGCTGTCTTGAAGAGAGAATACAAGAAAGAAAGCGACATTATTGTTGTTTTGCC containing:
- the LOC140035024 gene encoding uncharacterized protein, whose amino-acid sequence is MGEESRSCLDTKQAENSSGSSSSSTLEQRSIEHAIQVISSLISISHSIKVFAGKWQSIRDRLEELLSSLTVIENCDSIDNPSLVSTLKAILHALKDCDDLAKSCLRLSFSGKLLMQSDLDIVCARLSDYTKSLSDIYTLGLLTQNYAIVLSRPNLGASKDDMKLYVKDLLSRLKIGSADMKVQALICFNEVIQEDDKYVKIAVEIENFVGLLVNFLDSHETEIQEEAAKAVSVIAGFQAYRGVLVGAGIIAPLIRVLESASESSKEFAARCLQKLTENSDNAWSISAHGGVTALMKICNNGDNSGELVGLACGVLKNLVGVEEIKKFMVEEGAISVFIKLIRSRDGAAVSQISSIDILLTMASGDESIRQIIVKEGGVRALVRVLDPRLSFPSKAREMALKGIMSFCFSSVNCFNILLNYGFLDHIMYFLHDREVSLQELALKAAFWLCGTSEEAKKAMGDAGFMPELVQFLDSKSLEVCEMASETLYTMILVPKNRKRFVQNEQNVGLLLQKLDRVEMNSGNRKLLLSILMSLTSCNSARKKIANSGYLKKIEKLAESDNSDAKRIVRRLSSNRFRNIFNGFWNS